The Deinococcus koreensis genome window below encodes:
- a CDS encoding stage V sporulation protein S, whose product MTSPSSTPTETLRVSGTSRPNAIAGAIAALLRSQGQVDIQAIGPAAVNQTVKALAIARGYLVGDHLDLYAQPEFVKLDVQQEERTAVRFRVHSVRLPGAEAQTAALRTGQVKTG is encoded by the coding sequence GTGACCTCCCCGTCGTCTACCCCCACCGAAACCCTGCGCGTGTCCGGCACCTCCCGGCCCAACGCCATCGCGGGGGCCATCGCGGCCCTGCTCCGTTCCCAGGGGCAGGTCGATATCCAGGCGATCGGCCCGGCGGCCGTCAACCAGACCGTCAAGGCCCTGGCGATCGCCCGGGGCTACCTGGTGGGCGACCACCTCGACCTCTACGCCCAGCCGGAGTTCGTGAAGCTGGATGTGCAGCAGGAAGAGCGCACCGCCGTGAGGTTCCGCGTGCATTCGGTCAGGCTGCCGGGGGCAGAGGCCCAGACCGCCGCGCTGCGAACCGGACAGGTCAAGACCGGCTGA
- a CDS encoding zinc metallopeptidase codes for MILGPYTFLILAVFIASMLIQGYLSSTYRKWGQVRNARSLTGADVARMMLDENGLGHIPVNAVPGNLTDHYDPIRKTVNLSESVYGVPSVGAMAVAAHEVGHALQDKVRMPALVLRGQMAVPLSLGMNLAPLLLMVGIVLQISGLLWLGAVLFGLALLFHLVTLPVEFDASRRALAYLNSRGLSGSDQGVNGARSVLTAAALTYVAGFAMALAQFLNILSIARSSDD; via the coding sequence ATGATTTTAGGCCCTTACACCTTTCTGATCCTCGCCGTCTTCATCGCGTCCATGCTGATCCAGGGTTATCTGAGCAGCACCTACCGCAAGTGGGGGCAGGTTCGCAACGCCCGCAGCCTGACCGGCGCCGACGTGGCCCGCATGATGCTCGACGAGAACGGCCTGGGGCACATTCCCGTGAACGCCGTGCCCGGCAACCTGACCGACCACTACGACCCCATCCGCAAGACGGTGAACCTCAGCGAGAGCGTGTACGGCGTGCCCTCGGTGGGCGCGATGGCGGTGGCGGCCCATGAGGTCGGCCACGCCCTGCAGGACAAGGTGCGGATGCCCGCGCTGGTGCTGCGCGGTCAGATGGCCGTGCCCCTGAGCCTGGGCATGAACCTGGCGCCGCTGCTGCTGATGGTGGGCATCGTTCTGCAGATCAGCGGGCTGCTGTGGCTGGGCGCCGTGCTCTTCGGCTTGGCGCTGCTCTTCCACCTCGTCACCCTGCCGGTCGAGTTCGACGCCAGCCGCCGCGCCCTGGCCTACCTGAACAGCCGGGGCCTAAGCGGCAGCGACCAGGGCGTGAACGGCGCCCGCTCGGTGCTGACCGCCGCCGCCCTGACCTACGTGGCCGGCTTCGCGATGGCCCTGGCGCAGTTCCTGAACATCCTGAGCATCGCCCGCAGCAGCGACGATTGA
- a CDS encoding metal-sulfur cluster assembly factor, which yields MEDQTPTTETPAGLPSEAQVLEALKIVKDPEIPVNVVDLGLIYGVDVAPSGAVDITMTLTSVGCPVQDLIRADAEMAVGRLDGVTDVNVEFVWTPPWGPDKMTEDGKRQMRMFGFNV from the coding sequence ATGGAAGACCAGACCCCCACCACCGAAACGCCCGCCGGCCTGCCGAGTGAGGCGCAGGTGCTCGAAGCCCTGAAGATCGTGAAAGACCCCGAGATTCCCGTGAACGTGGTCGACCTGGGCCTGATCTACGGAGTGGACGTGGCTCCCAGCGGCGCCGTGGACATCACCATGACCCTGACCTCGGTGGGCTGCCCGGTGCAGGATCTGATCCGCGCCGACGCCGAGATGGCCGTGGGCCGCCTCGACGGCGTGACCGACGTGAACGTGGAGTTCGTCTGGACGCCGCCCTGGGGCCCGGACAAGATGACCGAGGACGGCAAACGCCAGATGCGGATGTTCGGCTTCAACGTCTGA
- a CDS encoding rhodanese-like domain-containing protein — MEDVTPQEGQRRVQSGALLVDVREPNEYQEVHAEGALLMPLSEFESRVAELPKDRELVMICRSGARSARAGEYLMQNGYSQVANLTGGTLAWVEAGLPSVKEQS; from the coding sequence ATGGAAGATGTCACCCCGCAGGAAGGCCAGCGCCGCGTGCAGTCGGGCGCTCTGCTCGTGGATGTCCGCGAGCCTAACGAATACCAGGAGGTGCACGCCGAGGGCGCGCTGCTGATGCCGCTCAGCGAGTTCGAGTCCCGCGTGGCCGAGCTCCCGAAAGACCGCGAACTGGTCATGATCTGCCGCAGCGGCGCCCGCAGCGCCCGGGCGGGCGAATACCTCATGCAGAACGGCTATTCCCAGGTCGCCAACCTCACGGGCGGCACCCTGGCCTGGGTCGAGGCCGGCCTGCCCAGCGTCAAGGAGCAGTCCTGA
- a CDS encoding rhodanese-like domain-containing protein, whose product MTLPGAVTLIDLRPPELRFQEPLERLTRLPIRTLTLAQIEEGTHGLQPADGPLVVICERGVRSGLAARFLRADGLDATAYPGGVPALKREAAT is encoded by the coding sequence ATGACCCTGCCCGGCGCCGTTACCCTGATCGACCTGCGCCCCCCGGAGCTGCGCTTTCAGGAGCCGCTGGAACGCCTGACCCGCCTGCCCATCCGCACCCTCACCCTGGCGCAGATCGAGGAGGGCACGCACGGCCTGCAGCCGGCAGACGGCCCGCTGGTGGTGATCTGCGAACGCGGCGTGCGCTCCGGACTGGCCGCCCGCTTCCTGCGCGCCGACGGTCTGGACGCCACGGCCTACCCCGGCGGGGTGCCCGCATTGAAACGCGAAGCGGCGACCTGA
- a CDS encoding aspartate aminotransferase family protein has product MSVSRPDFIRADEVLHDQLSPARVRELELTYGNQELLYGLGLLELSGPFTRVTPWELEDERGVRRINASGFAAVPFGDMPPVLTAFLHDFLDHSRAMGLPQQSVSPWRAALQANLVRLLARELPSHAGSQVFFCSSGTEAVEGALKFAKAWRPRSKYQISFSSAYHGKTLGSLSLTPNPEYQDIFRPLIPGAVTCPYGDLDALGRLIRRLGPDNVTCVIVEPIQGEGGVNVPPGGFLRGLGELCRRHGIVVIADEIQTGLGRTGHWFESAAQGLDADIITLAKPLGGGLTAVGATIVRHDIYKKMLGGLSSKRHSNTFGGGTLAMAVGLKSLEYLIDHDFPARSLALGEVGLKRLQELKARFPKLFEEVRGQGLLLAMQFRPMVGVPLPAALQEIVFEATAILALRELHGAGVMANLSLSSKRTVRLTPALDMPDEVFGRMFDRVEAFAQTHPNARDLLLKTPPAMTAKLAAFAASKPKKRTPSDG; this is encoded by the coding sequence ATGTCCGTTTCCCGCCCCGACTTCATCCGCGCCGACGAGGTGCTCCACGATCAGCTCAGCCCGGCCCGCGTGCGCGAGCTGGAGCTGACCTACGGCAACCAGGAACTGCTCTACGGCCTGGGCCTGCTGGAGCTGTCCGGGCCGTTCACGCGGGTCACGCCCTGGGAGCTGGAAGACGAACGCGGCGTGCGGCGCATCAATGCCAGCGGCTTCGCAGCCGTGCCCTTCGGGGATATGCCGCCGGTGCTGACCGCCTTCCTGCACGACTTTCTGGATCACAGCCGCGCCATGGGCCTGCCCCAGCAGTCGGTGAGTCCCTGGCGGGCCGCGCTGCAGGCCAATCTGGTGCGCCTGCTGGCCCGTGAACTGCCCAGCCACGCCGGCAGCCAGGTCTTCTTCTGCTCCAGCGGCACCGAGGCCGTGGAGGGCGCGTTGAAGTTCGCCAAGGCCTGGCGGCCGCGCTCGAAGTACCAGATCTCCTTTTCCAGCGCCTACCACGGCAAGACCCTGGGCAGCCTGAGCCTGACCCCCAACCCCGAATACCAGGACATCTTCCGGCCGCTCATTCCGGGCGCCGTGACCTGCCCCTACGGCGACCTGGACGCCCTGGGCCGCCTGATCCGCCGGCTGGGCCCCGACAACGTGACCTGCGTGATCGTGGAACCGATCCAGGGCGAGGGCGGCGTGAACGTGCCGCCGGGGGGCTTCCTGCGCGGGCTGGGCGAGCTGTGCCGCCGCCACGGCATCGTGGTGATCGCCGACGAGATCCAGACCGGCCTGGGGAGAACCGGCCACTGGTTCGAATCGGCCGCCCAGGGCCTCGACGCCGACATCATCACCCTCGCCAAGCCGCTCGGGGGCGGCCTCACGGCGGTCGGCGCGACCATCGTGCGCCACGACATCTACAAGAAGATGCTGGGCGGCCTGAGTTCCAAGCGCCACTCGAACACCTTCGGCGGCGGCACCCTGGCGATGGCGGTCGGCCTGAAGAGTCTGGAGTACCTGATCGACCACGACTTCCCGGCCCGCAGCCTCGCGCTGGGCGAGGTCGGCCTGAAACGCCTGCAGGAGCTGAAAGCCCGCTTCCCGAAACTCTTCGAGGAGGTGCGCGGCCAGGGCCTACTGCTCGCCATGCAGTTCCGGCCGATGGTGGGGGTGCCGCTGCCCGCCGCCCTGCAGGAGATCGTCTTCGAGGCGACCGCCATCCTGGCCCTGCGCGAGCTGCACGGCGCGGGCGTGATGGCAAACCTGAGCCTGAGTTCCAAGCGCACCGTGCGCCTCACGCCCGCCCTGGACATGCCCGACGAGGTATTCGGCCGGATGTTTGACCGCGTGGAAGCCTTCGCCCAGACTCATCCCAACGCCCGCGACCTGCTGCTCAAGACGCCGCCGGCCATGACCGCGAAACTGGCCGCCTTCGCCGCCAGCAAGCCCAAGAAACGCACGCCCAGCGACGGCTGA
- a CDS encoding alpha/beta fold hydrolase: protein MTRLRRPPRLGLPRLSARARAWLLALLCLLAGYLVATARQTLVRPPLVLGQDAVPPVGAAPADTSDTARVTLENVGGPAIRIRPAQGEGGTLLVFYPGGLVRPQAYEWLGRALAAQGVETLIPAFPLDLAVIQPNRADALIARYGKGKRVLVAGHSLGGAMAAGYAAEHAQALSGLILMAAYPAGNVSLREASLPTLSLLAERDGVAAPDAVRGGLERLPAGTTLTVVPGAVHAFFGRYGPQRNDGRPTVTRAQAEGDILRALTAFLARIPSASVQK from the coding sequence ATGACCCGCCTGCGCCGCCCGCCCCGTCTAGGCCTGCCCCGCCTAAGCGCCCGCGCCCGCGCCTGGCTGCTGGCCCTGCTGTGCCTGCTGGCCGGCTACTTGGTCGCCACTGCCCGCCAGACGCTCGTCCGTCCTCCGCTGGTGCTCGGCCAGGACGCGGTACCTCCTGTCGGCGCAGCGCCTGCCGACACCTCGGACACCGCCCGCGTGACACTGGAGAACGTCGGCGGCCCGGCTATCCGCATCCGGCCCGCCCAGGGCGAGGGGGGCACGCTGCTGGTGTTCTATCCCGGCGGTCTGGTGCGCCCGCAGGCGTACGAGTGGCTGGGCCGGGCGCTGGCCGCGCAGGGCGTGGAGACCCTGATCCCCGCCTTCCCCCTCGACCTCGCGGTGATCCAGCCAAACCGCGCCGACGCCCTGATCGCCCGCTACGGAAAGGGAAAGCGTGTGCTCGTCGCGGGGCATTCCCTGGGCGGCGCGATGGCCGCCGGGTACGCCGCGGAGCACGCTCAGGCGCTCTCCGGCCTGATCCTGATGGCGGCTTACCCGGCCGGCAACGTCAGCCTCAGGGAGGCGTCCCTGCCCACCCTCTCGCTGCTGGCCGAGCGCGACGGCGTGGCGGCGCCGGACGCGGTGCGCGGGGGCCTGGAACGGCTGCCCGCCGGCACCACCCTGACGGTCGTTCCCGGCGCCGTCCACGCCTTCTTCGGTCGCTACGGCCCGCAGCGGAACGACGGTAGGCCCACCGTCACCCGTGCCCAGGCAGAGGGCGATATCCTCCGCGCCCTGACTGCCTTCCTGGCCCGCATCCCTTCGGCAAGCGTTCAGAAATAG
- a CDS encoding excinuclease ABC subunit UvrA, with protein MTRPDGSLPTLLDTGMVRVRGAREHNLKEVDVDVPRGALVVFTGVSGSGKSSLAFGTLYAEAQRRYLESVSPYARRLFTQVGVPDVDRIEGLPPAVALQQGRGSPTARSSVGSLTTLSNVLRLLYSRAGDYPPGQGIVYAEGFSPNTPEGACPQCHGLGRLYDVTEASMVPDPSLTIRERAIAAWPTAWGGQNQRDILVTLDYDVDRPWRDLPQEQRDWILFTDEQPVVPVYPGFTPEETKRALKRKLEPSYMGTFTGARRHVLHTFAHSGSESMKRRAASYMVMSECPTCHGKRLTPAALSVTFAGLDIADFSRLPLARVAELLAPAAGGDPDRPPGFPPRPTEEALALTRLAGDLVSRIGVLQGLGLGYLSLERSTPTLSPGELQRLRLATQLYSHLFGVVYVLDEPSAGLHPADTEALLDALARLKAAGNSLFVVEHELDVIRRADWIVDVGPGAGERGGRVLYSGPPEGLRDVPESLTGRYLFNAARPTVRAPRAPTGWLHLRGVRRNTLQALDAELPLGVLTAVTGVSGSGKSSLVSQALPQLLAAHLGQPAQPEGGEPSPDDAEAARPTEGRLDGDLHLVGRLVQVDQQPIGRTPRSNIATYTGLFDQVRALFAATPDARKRRYSAGRFSFNVKGGRCDHCQGEGFVMVELLFLPSVYAPCPVCHGTRYNEKTLEITLRERTIADVLAMTVDDAAAFFGEEPTLRRPLGVLQEVGLGYLRLGQPATELSGGEAQRVKLATELQRSARAHTLYVLDEPTTGLHPADVERLQAQLERLVDAGHTVIVVEHDLGLIAGADWVIDLGPGAGDEGGRIVAAGPPAEVARARGSRTAPYLAAVLEGAAAAL; from the coding sequence ATGACTCGCCCCGATGGCTCCCTTCCCACGCTGCTCGATACCGGGATGGTGCGGGTGCGCGGCGCCCGCGAGCACAACCTCAAGGAGGTGGACGTGGACGTGCCGCGCGGCGCGCTGGTGGTGTTCACCGGCGTCTCGGGCTCGGGGAAGTCCTCGCTGGCCTTCGGCACGCTGTATGCCGAGGCGCAGCGCCGCTATCTGGAATCGGTCTCGCCCTACGCCCGGCGCCTCTTCACCCAGGTCGGAGTGCCGGACGTCGACCGCATCGAGGGGCTGCCGCCGGCCGTCGCGCTGCAGCAGGGGCGCGGCAGCCCCACGGCGCGCTCCAGCGTGGGCAGCCTGACCACCCTCAGTAACGTGCTGCGGCTGCTGTACTCGCGGGCCGGCGACTATCCGCCCGGCCAGGGCATCGTCTACGCCGAGGGCTTCTCGCCCAACACCCCGGAGGGCGCCTGTCCGCAGTGCCATGGTCTGGGCCGCCTCTACGACGTCACCGAGGCGTCGATGGTGCCCGATCCGTCGCTCACCATCCGCGAGCGGGCCATCGCGGCGTGGCCGACCGCCTGGGGCGGGCAGAACCAGCGCGACATCCTGGTCACGCTGGACTATGACGTGGATCGCCCCTGGCGCGACCTGCCGCAGGAGCAGCGCGACTGGATCCTGTTCACCGACGAGCAGCCGGTCGTGCCGGTGTACCCCGGCTTCACGCCCGAGGAGACGAAGCGGGCGCTGAAACGCAAGCTGGAGCCCTCCTACATGGGCACCTTTACAGGCGCCCGGCGCCACGTGCTGCACACCTTCGCCCACTCGGGTTCCGAGAGCATGAAACGCCGCGCGGCGTCGTACATGGTCATGAGCGAGTGCCCGACCTGCCACGGCAAACGCCTGACCCCGGCGGCCCTGTCGGTCACTTTTGCCGGCCTGGACATCGCGGACTTCTCGCGCCTGCCGCTGGCCCGCGTGGCCGAGCTGCTCGCACCTGCCGCCGGGGGCGACCCGGACCGCCCGCCCGGCTTCCCGCCGCGCCCGACCGAGGAAGCGCTGGCGCTGACCCGCCTGGCCGGCGACCTGGTGTCGCGGATCGGGGTGCTCCAGGGGCTGGGGCTGGGCTACCTCAGCCTGGAGCGCTCGACCCCGACCCTCTCGCCGGGCGAGCTGCAGCGCCTGCGGCTGGCGACCCAGCTCTATTCGCACCTGTTCGGCGTGGTGTACGTGCTCGACGAGCCCTCGGCCGGCCTGCACCCCGCCGACACCGAGGCGCTGCTGGACGCCCTGGCGCGCCTGAAGGCCGCCGGCAACTCGCTGTTCGTGGTCGAGCACGAGCTGGACGTGATCCGCCGCGCCGACTGGATCGTGGACGTCGGCCCCGGCGCGGGCGAGCGCGGCGGCCGGGTGCTCTACAGCGGCCCGCCGGAGGGACTCAGGGACGTCCCTGAGTCGCTGACCGGCCGCTACCTCTTCAACGCCGCCCGGCCGACGGTGCGCGCGCCGCGTGCGCCGACGGGCTGGCTGCACCTTCGGGGCGTGCGCCGCAACACCCTGCAGGCCCTGGACGCCGAGCTGCCGCTGGGCGTCCTGACGGCGGTCACAGGGGTCAGCGGTTCGGGCAAGTCGAGCCTGGTCAGTCAGGCGCTGCCGCAGCTCCTGGCAGCGCACCTGGGCCAGCCCGCACAGCCGGAGGGCGGGGAACCATCCCCCGACGACGCCGAGGCTGCCCGTCCCACCGAGGGCCGTCTGGACGGCGACCTGCACCTCGTGGGGCGGCTGGTGCAGGTCGACCAGCAGCCGATCGGACGCACGCCGCGCTCGAACATCGCCACGTACACCGGGCTGTTCGACCAGGTGCGCGCGCTGTTCGCCGCCACTCCGGATGCCAGAAAGCGGCGCTACAGCGCGGGGCGCTTCTCCTTCAACGTGAAGGGCGGGCGCTGCGACCACTGCCAGGGCGAGGGCTTCGTGATGGTCGAGCTGCTGTTCCTGCCCTCGGTCTACGCGCCCTGCCCGGTCTGCCACGGCACGCGCTACAACGAGAAGACGCTGGAGATCACCCTCCGGGAGCGCACCATCGCCGACGTCCTGGCGATGACCGTCGACGACGCGGCCGCCTTCTTCGGGGAAGAGCCCACGCTGCGCCGCCCCCTGGGCGTGCTGCAGGAGGTCGGGCTGGGCTACCTGCGGCTGGGCCAGCCGGCCACCGAACTCTCGGGCGGCGAGGCGCAGCGCGTCAAGCTCGCCACCGAACTGCAGCGCAGCGCCCGCGCCCACACGCTGTACGTGCTCGACGAACCCACCACCGGCCTGCATCCCGCCGATGTCGAGCGGCTGCAGGCGCAGCTGGAACGTCTGGTAGACGCCGGGCATACGGTGATCGTGGTCGAGCACGACCTGGGCCTGATCGCCGGGGCCGACTGGGTGATCGACCTGGGGCCGGGCGCCGGGGACGAGGGCGGCCGGATCGTCGCCGCCGGCCCCCCGGCCGAGGTCGCGCGGGCCAGGGGCAGCCGCACGGCGCCGTATCTGGCGGCCGTGCTGGAGGGCGCCGCCGCCGCGCTCTGA
- a CDS encoding MFS transporter small subunit: protein MTQNPVTEVHQADKVSAATYLFWLVPGIPLAWGVWQTLLKVVQLFQ from the coding sequence ATGACCCAGAATCCTGTGACTGAAGTGCACCAAGCCGACAAAGTGTCCGCTGCCACCTACCTCTTCTGGCTGGTACCCGGCATTCCGCTCGCCTGGGGCGTGTGGCAGACCCTGCTCAAAGTCGTGCAGCTGTTCCAGTAG
- a CDS encoding L-lactate MFS transporter: MGFLDREHSVAGPGWSRWLVPPAALAVHLSIGQIYGYSVFNKPLSRLISGDLKAETGAAGDWSLFQVGLIFSVALFFLGASSAIFGKWVEREGPRKTMFASALLFCGGFFVAALGVRTHQLWLVILGNGVMGGIGLGLGYISPVSTLIKWFPDRPGLATGMAIMGFGGGALIGSPLGTALMARFAGDGTLGVGTTFLIMGAVYLLFMLFGAFLIRVPAEGWKPAGWTPKVNAAGGMISNHNVLVDQAFRTPQFWLLFAVLFLNVTAGIGVLGQASVMVQEMFSDRVLGTGNGVTAAAAAGFVGLLSIFNMAGRFFWSSTSDRIGRKPTYMIFFALGAVLYFLIPQFGRMGSLPLFVAGFCVILSMYGGGFATIPAYLRDMFGTINVGAIHGRLLLAWSAAAIVGPTLLNGFRDRQIAAGVPAAQAYSTVMYIMAALLVVGFIANLLVRPVASRYWAESPQSRPQAADD, encoded by the coding sequence ATGGGCTTTCTGGATCGTGAGCATTCCGTCGCCGGGCCGGGTTGGAGCCGCTGGCTGGTGCCGCCCGCCGCGCTGGCGGTGCACCTGAGCATCGGTCAGATCTACGGCTATTCGGTATTCAACAAACCCCTCTCCCGCCTGATCAGCGGCGACCTGAAGGCCGAGACGGGCGCGGCCGGCGACTGGTCGCTGTTTCAGGTCGGCCTGATCTTCTCGGTGGCGCTGTTCTTCCTGGGCGCCTCCTCGGCCATCTTCGGCAAGTGGGTCGAGCGCGAGGGCCCGCGCAAGACCATGTTCGCCTCCGCGCTGCTGTTCTGCGGGGGCTTCTTCGTGGCCGCTCTGGGCGTGCGGACGCATCAGCTCTGGCTGGTGATCCTGGGCAACGGCGTGATGGGCGGCATCGGCCTGGGGCTGGGCTACATCAGCCCGGTGAGCACGCTGATCAAGTGGTTCCCGGATCGCCCCGGTCTGGCGACCGGCATGGCGATCATGGGCTTCGGGGGCGGTGCGCTGATCGGCAGCCCCCTGGGCACCGCGCTGATGGCGCGCTTCGCCGGCGACGGCACGCTGGGCGTGGGCACCACCTTCCTGATCATGGGCGCGGTGTACCTGCTGTTCATGCTGTTCGGCGCCTTCCTGATCCGCGTGCCCGCCGAGGGCTGGAAGCCGGCGGGCTGGACACCCAAGGTCAACGCGGCGGGCGGCATGATCTCGAACCACAACGTGCTGGTCGACCAGGCCTTCCGCACTCCGCAGTTCTGGCTGCTGTTCGCGGTGCTGTTCCTGAACGTCACGGCCGGGATCGGCGTGCTCGGTCAGGCCAGCGTGATGGTGCAGGAGATGTTCTCCGACCGCGTGCTGGGCACCGGCAACGGGGTTACGGCGGCGGCGGCGGCCGGCTTCGTGGGCCTGCTGAGCATCTTCAACATGGCCGGGCGCTTCTTCTGGAGCTCCACCTCCGACCGGATCGGGCGCAAGCCGACCTACATGATCTTCTTCGCGCTGGGCGCGGTGCTGTACTTCCTGATTCCGCAGTTCGGGCGCATGGGCAGCCTGCCCCTGTTCGTCGCGGGCTTCTGCGTGATCCTGTCGATGTACGGCGGCGGCTTCGCCACCATTCCCGCCTACCTGCGCGACATGTTCGGCACCATCAACGTGGGCGCTATCCACGGCCGCCTGCTGCTGGCCTGGAGCGCCGCCGCCATCGTCGGCCCCACCCTGCTCAACGGCTTCCGCGACCGGCAGATCGCCGCCGGGGTGCCCGCCGCCCAGGCCTACTCCACGGTCATGTACATCATGGCCGCGCTGCTGGTCGTGGGCTTCATCGCCAACCTGCTCGTGCGCCCGGTCGCCAGCCGCTACTGGGCCGAGTCCCCCCAGAGCCGCCCCCAGGCCGCCGACGACTGA
- a CDS encoding formate dehydrogenase accessory sulfurtransferase FdhD, producing MRPVAEALLNTDGQTISLPVTRFQAGQRGEQDDTVAVEEPLELRLHTPETSLPLAVLMRTPGHDRELLLGWLVSEGLLPHGYDLAPDGENANVWHLHTPEYERLAQGARLGVSSSACGVCGSGSIERLAVRAQAPVWTGNPLRASFLASLPDVLRSAQPGFDASGGLHAAGLCSPDGTLLCAFEDVGRHNAVDKVVGWALTQGQLHLGRHILVVSSRAGFEIAQKAVTAGVAVVVTVGAATSLAVDTAATFGLTLCGFAREGRLTVYSGAERVEA from the coding sequence ATGAGGCCGGTCGCTGAGGCACTCCTGAACACGGACGGGCAGACCATTTCACTGCCCGTCACGCGCTTCCAGGCCGGGCAGAGGGGGGAGCAGGACGACACGGTGGCGGTCGAGGAACCGCTGGAGCTTCGCCTGCACACCCCCGAGACCTCGTTGCCGCTGGCCGTCCTGATGAGGACGCCGGGCCACGACCGCGAGCTGCTGCTGGGCTGGCTGGTCTCCGAAGGACTGCTGCCCCACGGGTATGATCTGGCCCCGGACGGCGAGAACGCCAACGTCTGGCACCTGCACACGCCGGAGTACGAGCGGCTGGCGCAAGGAGCGCGGCTGGGCGTGTCGTCGAGCGCCTGCGGGGTCTGCGGATCGGGCAGCATCGAGCGGCTGGCGGTGCGGGCGCAGGCGCCGGTCTGGACGGGGAACCCCCTCCGGGCCAGCTTCCTGGCGAGCCTGCCGGACGTCCTGCGCTCGGCCCAGCCGGGCTTCGACGCCTCGGGCGGACTGCACGCCGCCGGACTCTGCTCCCCGGACGGCACGCTGCTCTGCGCCTTCGAGGACGTGGGCCGGCACAACGCGGTGGACAAGGTGGTGGGCTGGGCCCTGACGCAGGGCCAGCTTCACCTGGGACGCCACATTCTGGTCGTGAGCAGCCGCGCCGGCTTCGAGATCGCGCAGAAGGCGGTGACTGCCGGGGTTGCGGTGGTGGTCACCGTGGGCGCGGCCACCAGTCTGGCCGTGGACACCGCCGCCACCTTCGGCCTGACCCTCTGCGGCTTCGCGCGCGAGGGGCGGCTGACGGTGTATTCGGGGGCCGAGCGTGTGGAGGCGTGA
- a CDS encoding DUF1641 domain-containing protein — protein MATHIEYQHRRPTPQELLAEAGNDPHSAEALLEGLKLLRSLHDHGVLDVANKVVRGGSGLAGGALEIMEGQSSVHLLRNLLEVARTLSELDPNTTGTLGRALTKGVNEGARRVARSEGVGLGELMGLMRDKDVQIALGALFGTLKGFGRALREGQEELAELNEASQQGGKTTTSPLSAPAAKGAPASKAAKSTSRYEAGR, from the coding sequence ATGGCCACACACATCGAATACCAACACCGCCGCCCCACGCCCCAGGAACTGCTGGCCGAGGCCGGGAACGACCCGCACAGCGCCGAGGCGCTGCTGGAGGGGCTGAAGCTGCTGCGCTCCCTGCACGACCACGGGGTGCTGGACGTGGCGAACAAGGTGGTGCGCGGCGGCAGCGGCCTGGCTGGCGGCGCACTGGAGATCATGGAGGGGCAGAGTTCGGTGCACCTGCTCCGCAACCTGCTGGAGGTCGCGCGCACCCTGAGCGAACTCGATCCCAACACGACCGGCACGCTGGGCCGCGCCCTGACCAAGGGCGTGAACGAGGGCGCCCGCCGCGTAGCGCGTTCCGAGGGCGTGGGCCTGGGCGAGCTGATGGGCCTCATGCGCGACAAGGACGTGCAGATCGCGCTGGGCGCCCTGTTCGGTACCCTCAAGGGCTTCGGCCGGGCGCTGCGGGAAGGGCAGGAGGAACTGGCCGAACTGAACGAGGCCAGCCAGCAGGGGGGCAAGACCACCACGTCTCCCCTGTCAGCCCCGGCGGCCAAGGGCGCGCCGGCCAGCAAGGCGGCGAAGTCCACCAGCCGATATGAGGCCGGTCGCTGA